One genomic window of Methanosarcina acetivorans C2A includes the following:
- a CDS encoding DUF1670 domain-containing protein: MEKMKVPSMIETKVTSSLKGSVLDLIQNDYQFIAGDKIQEMFANDLVEVVRKSYREPWKLEVGQILWYGAKASEKPNYGKNSKKTPLTPIVLTLISKDDLEMKKEGYSDREIMETKVVRIFKEAYEQEALLTHSDMAYLLNVSTGTVSKQAKGYMQRTGEILPTRGIIHDIGRAVTHKRIILNLYIKGYQTPDIARMTNHTQEACDRYIKAYKKVEKLSKKMKSEEIAQILGMGKSLVEEYIRILNEEE, encoded by the coding sequence ATGGAGAAGATGAAAGTACCTTCAATGATTGAAACAAAGGTAACAAGCTCCCTGAAAGGTTCAGTTCTGGATCTGATACAAAATGATTACCAGTTTATTGCAGGTGACAAAATTCAGGAAATGTTTGCCAATGATCTCGTGGAAGTGGTGAGGAAATCTTATAGAGAGCCATGGAAACTGGAAGTTGGACAGATTTTGTGGTATGGAGCAAAGGCTTCAGAGAAGCCGAATTATGGTAAAAACAGTAAGAAAACACCATTAACACCAATTGTTTTGACCTTGATTTCCAAAGATGACCTGGAGATGAAGAAGGAAGGGTATTCAGATAGAGAAATAATGGAAACAAAAGTGGTTAGGATATTTAAAGAGGCATATGAACAGGAAGCACTGCTAACACATTCTGATATGGCATATCTGCTAAATGTTTCCACGGGTACGGTAAGCAAACAGGCAAAGGGGTATATGCAAAGAACAGGCGAGATATTGCCAACAAGAGGAATCATACATGATATTGGTAGAGCAGTCACTCACAAGAGGATTATACTAAACTTGTACATAAAAGGATATCAAACACCGGATATTGCAAGAATGACAAATCACACGCAGGAAGCGTGTGATAGGTACATTAAAGCATACAAGAAGGTAGAAAAGCTTAGCAAAAAGATGAAAAGTGAGGAAATTGCACAAATTCTGGGAATGGGAAAATCCCTAGTAGAAGAATACATAAGAATTTTAAATGAGGAGGAATGA
- a CDS encoding DUF1670 domain-containing protein: MVLKIPKEYLSTFNRQLQTQLYNELMQDYSFPRAVCRSLSELFMSYIDLYFSSQRKEGQIIFHGVSKDVPPGVPVNEMNLVSVIITIYDPEDCKVKNQRELLDKRIMRISNEAHTQGALLTQADIAILLGESTKTISRHIEALEENGELVPTRGKWKDIGPGVSHKKRILELYLKGYEYTEIERKTQHSGEAIMRYVKDFARILVLTEEGFEDEELRIITGLSEKTIQEYKELIETYSTEEYQERLDQLHSIFGKKEISRMNTETGPKNSSGRWRR, encoded by the coding sequence ATGGTCTTGAAAATCCCAAAAGAATATCTCTCAACTTTTAATCGCCAATTACAGACTCAACTTTACAATGAACTGATGCAGGATTATTCCTTTCCTCGTGCTGTTTGCAGATCTCTGTCTGAGCTCTTCATGTCTTACATTGACCTATATTTCAGCAGTCAGCGCAAAGAAGGCCAGATTATCTTCCATGGAGTTTCCAAAGACGTTCCTCCTGGCGTACCAGTTAATGAGATGAATCTGGTTTCTGTCATTATCACTATCTACGACCCTGAAGACTGCAAAGTTAAGAACCAGCGAGAGCTGCTGGATAAACGGATCATGCGCATAAGTAATGAAGCACACACTCAGGGCGCTTTGCTCACCCAGGCTGACATCGCAATTCTTCTGGGAGAGAGTACAAAGACAATTTCACGACATATAGAAGCGCTGGAAGAGAATGGAGAACTGGTTCCAACCAGAGGAAAATGGAAGGATATAGGTCCCGGAGTAAGCCACAAAAAACGGATTCTGGAGCTATATCTTAAAGGGTACGAATATACTGAGATCGAGAGAAAGACCCAACATAGTGGCGAAGCCATAATGCGTTATGTAAAGGATTTTGCAAGAATACTGGTGCTGACTGAAGAGGGATTCGAAGATGAAGAACTCAGGATCATAACAGGGCTTTCTGAAAAAACAATTCAGGAATACAAAGAGCTGATTGAGACTTATTCTACCGAGGAATATCAGGAACGTTTAGACCAGCTTCATAGCATTTTTGGAAAAAAAGAGATCAGCAGAATGAACACGGAAACAGGTCCAAAAAACAGTTCGGGGAGATGGAGAAGATGA
- a CDS encoding DUF7289 family protein — MKNRFFESISSFCSSEYGVSSAVAAALLLGIIVAAMTTIQLNYVPVWKEDAEYAHMSNVWQDMSRLKSNVDILVAGLEINPDARIVLNSPIQVGGNDVPFIGGTTTGGTLAVNNEISGLSIVVTTDNATTEYNSGTSLFYTGTVTYSPTNTHYVDETYCYENGALIVSRNGRSMMKLSPGMVLERDTGSVNLSVRAVTLDGNRGVMASNSIEDIRLTSEYFTPLFDLTGIEQFFNITSVNLTVYTENQEAWERYFENSAGEIDLQEGTDYNLTNGTYTVTFSLSPEDEDLYVNVYKAAIKVETGI, encoded by the coding sequence ATGAAAAATAGGTTCTTTGAATCAATCTCTTCTTTTTGCAGTTCCGAATATGGAGTTTCCTCCGCCGTTGCCGCAGCCCTTCTGCTAGGAATAATAGTTGCCGCGATGACAACAATTCAGCTAAATTACGTGCCTGTCTGGAAAGAAGACGCAGAATACGCTCACATGTCCAACGTCTGGCAGGATATGTCCAGACTTAAATCTAATGTTGATATTCTTGTTGCCGGACTTGAAATAAATCCTGATGCAAGAATTGTCCTGAACAGCCCGATCCAGGTAGGAGGAAACGACGTTCCCTTCATAGGCGGCACAACAACAGGCGGTACCCTTGCTGTAAACAATGAAATATCGGGGCTTTCGATAGTTGTTACGACCGACAATGCAACCACCGAGTATAACAGTGGAACAAGTCTCTTTTACACAGGTACGGTCACTTACAGTCCGACAAACACCCATTACGTGGACGAGACTTATTGCTATGAAAACGGAGCTCTCATAGTATCCAGAAACGGCAGGTCGATGATGAAATTATCCCCGGGAATGGTTCTTGAAAGAGATACAGGTTCGGTAAATCTTTCCGTAAGGGCTGTAACTCTTGATGGGAACCGCGGGGTCATGGCGAGCAACAGCATTGAGGACATAAGGCTTACATCCGAATATTTTACCCCTCTTTTCGATCTTACAGGGATAGAACAATTTTTCAACATAACCTCGGTCAACCTCACGGTCTATACGGAAAACCAAGAAGCATGGGAAAGATATTTCGAAAATTCAGCCGGAGAGATCGATCTTCAGGAAGGTACTGATTACAACCTTACCAACGGCACCTACACAGTCACCTTTTCTCTCTCCCCTGAAGATGAAGACCTGTACGTTAACGTCTACAAAGCCGCGATAAAAGTCGAAACGGGGATTTAA
- a CDS encoding type IV pilin N-terminal domain-containing protein: MPNIKEFMKDCSAVSDVVGEVLMTTIAVILISSIAVFIFSYDGAADVPRTHVKEWTDSRINTIYIEHNGGEFIETEALEIVININGNRYTYSSPQIYANIGNKSSWELGDKIEINTYSEWNVDIKDEDDINVYLIDKPSRKVFQNLRLSTEESEDSSWYTPQSSAVDTSEGGSAILLHVQEENDGLYTSYHPPVSQNDNIYEEFNFGLSTALWRDNITSVTLKLVYSGNNNTCEQIKLKLWDESSGTWQQQNLPEHTSFAAYSTDLSSYINNTTDLENLKIQLVATGNAGANTTNLHVDYMALYVN; encoded by the coding sequence TTGCCGAATATAAAAGAATTCATGAAAGACTGCTCTGCGGTTTCAGATGTTGTAGGAGAGGTTCTTATGACAACAATTGCAGTAATCCTTATAAGTTCAATTGCAGTTTTCATATTTTCTTATGACGGAGCTGCCGACGTACCCCGCACCCATGTGAAAGAATGGACAGATTCTCGGATAAATACAATCTACATAGAACACAACGGGGGAGAATTTATCGAGACCGAAGCCCTTGAAATTGTAATAAACATCAATGGAAACCGATATACTTATTCCTCGCCCCAGATTTATGCAAATATCGGGAATAAAAGCAGCTGGGAACTGGGAGATAAAATAGAGATCAATACCTACAGCGAATGGAATGTCGACATAAAAGATGAAGATGATATAAACGTATACCTGATAGATAAGCCTTCCAGAAAAGTGTTCCAGAACCTTCGACTTTCCACCGAAGAAAGTGAGGATTCCAGCTGGTATACACCCCAAAGCTCAGCAGTTGACACTTCCGAGGGAGGTTCAGCAATCCTCCTCCATGTCCAAGAAGAAAACGATGGGTTATATACCAGCTACCATCCACCTGTAAGTCAAAACGACAACATATATGAAGAATTTAATTTTGGATTAAGTACTGCCCTCTGGAGGGATAATATTACTTCTGTGACCCTGAAGCTTGTCTACAGCGGAAACAATAACACCTGTGAACAAATAAAATTGAAGTTATGGGACGAAAGCTCAGGAACCTGGCAACAACAGAATCTCCCTGAACATACCTCATTTGCAGCTTACTCCACGGACTTATCCTCATATATAAACAACACCACTGATCTCGAAAACTTAAAGATCCAGCTAGTTGCTACGGGAAACGCCGGTGCAAACACCACAAATCTCCATGTTGACTACATGGCATTGTATGTAAATTAA
- a CDS encoding type IV pilin N-terminal domain-containing protein — protein MQETPGTDTTKEAAVSEVTGVVLLTSVVIIMLSILSISIFSLDGPDDIPHTRLQEWINKSADTIYLKHSGGEFLDTEKCEIVLNVNGEKYVYPSEDIYECLGNKSVWELGDVLTIDARREWNLDIKNDDEVELFLIDIPSQKPIQVARLKTNYERKPLLKI, from the coding sequence ATGCAAGAAACTCCCGGAACAGACACCACAAAAGAGGCTGCAGTTTCAGAAGTAACGGGCGTTGTACTTCTTACAAGTGTAGTAATTATCATGCTCAGCATCCTCAGCATATCCATTTTTTCCCTGGACGGACCTGACGATATCCCTCATACAAGACTGCAGGAGTGGATAAACAAATCCGCGGATACAATTTATCTGAAACATAGCGGAGGGGAATTCCTTGACACGGAAAAATGTGAGATCGTACTTAATGTCAACGGAGAAAAGTATGTGTATCCATCGGAAGACATTTACGAATGTCTGGGGAACAAAAGCGTCTGGGAACTTGGGGACGTCCTGACAATAGATGCGAGAAGGGAGTGGAATCTCGACATCAAAAATGATGATGAGGTAGAATTGTTTCTGATAGACATCCCTTCACAGAAGCCGATTCAGGTGGCCAGGCTCAAGACAAATTATGAAAGGAAACCTCTTTTAAAAATATGA
- a CDS encoding type II secretion system F family protein: MTYTSVDELAYRAFGDFFYKNKESFKEIKIKIRHSHIPKSVDQYLASAFMYSLFAGIIGGIFGLWLGLKTFGDPISRLSLFVDSTRACFAEEYLYLLAILVALLLFIISFLVVFGMIYIYPYFQADIRNACIDKSMLPAVTYMYALTKGGMSIYDVFRSLSSYTHIFGTSAEEISYIVRDMDYLGKDFITALKEAKERTPSERFKDFVDGLILVSSGGTITEYMKNKSEQYQEMADLANRNLLKRLDVLAEVYVTAFVAGPLFIMTTLVVLQFLKPASAQILYMLIYVIIPLATLLFIVLLDTVGELSMSPEKSRVPRYPINLYDIPELSSKLSAEEEEKRNKKLKLYRQLYNMRDLVFNPYKTIRDEPRYTFFFGVPLGLYYLIHLPKTLKESLNYSFHWNLNFAHISDSSVQLISSIDDYLVIFTVIALIPFIIFYEIRAWRMRKIDERMPDLLRNLSSMNDSGILLSNSLKIMAESKMGILSKELKKLKEDLSWGNSTSRALMKLENNIRTATSSRVLHTLIKANESTSDIKNVLSITAEQVKSEERLKEERSSEMVVYVVTIYVAFFVFLFIVYILAVYFFPESASFKNSSQGMGYGGIGNGYFNIDEYSMLMYHSALVQAFTSGLIAGKMGQGSVYMGLKYSVSMMIIAYAVFTMFV, translated from the coding sequence ATGACTTACACTTCCGTGGACGAACTGGCATACAGAGCTTTTGGAGACTTTTTTTATAAAAATAAAGAAAGTTTCAAGGAGATCAAAATAAAGATACGCCACTCCCATATTCCAAAGTCAGTGGATCAGTACCTGGCATCAGCCTTCATGTACTCACTCTTCGCAGGTATAATAGGAGGGATCTTCGGATTATGGCTAGGACTTAAGACTTTCGGAGACCCGATCTCCCGCCTCAGCCTTTTTGTGGATTCCACAAGGGCATGTTTTGCAGAAGAATACCTTTATTTGCTTGCGATATTAGTCGCCCTTTTGTTATTCATTATAAGTTTTCTTGTCGTCTTTGGGATGATATACATCTACCCTTATTTCCAGGCAGATATCCGGAACGCCTGTATAGATAAGTCCATGCTGCCAGCGGTAACTTACATGTATGCCCTGACCAAGGGAGGCATGTCAATTTATGATGTATTCAGGTCTCTTAGCAGTTATACCCATATCTTTGGCACAAGCGCGGAAGAAATCTCCTATATTGTGCGGGATATGGACTATCTGGGAAAGGACTTTATAACGGCCCTTAAAGAAGCAAAGGAACGCACCCCTTCGGAACGTTTCAAGGATTTTGTTGACGGCCTGATCCTTGTTTCAAGCGGTGGGACCATAACCGAGTACATGAAAAATAAATCCGAGCAGTACCAGGAGATGGCGGATCTTGCAAACCGCAACCTGTTAAAGAGGCTGGACGTCCTTGCAGAAGTTTATGTAACTGCCTTTGTTGCAGGTCCGTTATTCATAATGACAACCCTTGTAGTGCTGCAGTTTCTCAAGCCGGCTTCAGCCCAGATCCTTTACATGCTGATTTATGTTATAATACCCCTTGCAACCCTGCTCTTTATCGTGCTTCTCGATACAGTAGGAGAACTCTCCATGAGTCCGGAAAAGAGCAGGGTTCCCAGGTACCCCATAAACCTTTACGATATCCCGGAACTCAGCTCCAAGCTCAGTGCAGAAGAGGAGGAGAAGAGGAACAAAAAGTTAAAACTGTACAGGCAGCTTTACAATATGAGAGACCTGGTTTTTAACCCGTACAAAACTATCCGCGACGAACCCAGATATACCTTCTTTTTCGGAGTCCCTCTCGGGCTTTATTATCTTATCCACCTTCCGAAAACTCTTAAAGAAAGCCTTAATTATAGTTTCCACTGGAACCTTAACTTTGCCCATATCAGTGACAGCAGTGTCCAGTTAATAAGCTCTATTGACGATTACCTGGTCATTTTCACCGTAATCGCACTCATCCCCTTCATTATATTTTACGAAATAAGGGCATGGAGGATGCGAAAGATTGATGAAAGAATGCCTGACCTGCTGAGAAACCTGTCAAGCATGAACGATTCAGGGATTCTGCTCTCTAATTCCTTAAAAATAATGGCAGAATCCAAGATGGGAATCCTCAGTAAAGAACTCAAAAAGCTAAAAGAAGACCTCTCATGGGGAAATTCAACTTCAAGAGCCCTTATGAAACTGGAAAACAACATAAGGACCGCAACATCCAGCCGGGTTCTCCATACTCTCATAAAAGCAAACGAGTCCACAAGCGACATCAAAAATGTGCTTTCTATTACCGCAGAACAGGTAAAGAGCGAAGAAAGGTTGAAAGAAGAACGTTCTTCGGAGATGGTTGTTTACGTCGTCACCATCTACGTTGCCTTCTTTGTCTTCCTTTTCATAGTTTATATATTGGCCGTATACTTTTTCCCTGAAAGTGCCTCATTTAAAAATTCTTCTCAGGGAATGGGATACGGAGGAATCGGAAACGGTTATTTCAACATAGATGAGTATTCTATGCTCATGTACCACTCAGCCCTTGTTCAGGCTTTTACCTCCGGGCTCATTGCCGGGAAGATGGGTCAGGGTTCGGTATATATGGGCCTGAAATACAGCGTCAGCATGATGATAATTGCCTATGCAGTCTTTACGATGTTCGTTTAA
- a CDS encoding type II/IV secretion system ATPase subunit — translation MDEVTEISEKKSFISGLFGKTGDNNSISDILKRAKSYFDKPLRSMPPYDREEYGPLVEFEVPEGMKEIERYWLQEPYALVSILEDRRTRYYKLIEPALTKFEKELLERIYEDFQDILILNSTTSKIEKDALLVDKTLLLLERYKAEASSSAIHRIMYYLRRNLLGYEKINPLLYDPYIEDISCDGVGIPLYIYHTRYLNIESNISFEEEELDSLVIKMCQLNNKHISVSQPIVDATIQDGSRLQAMLGREITPRGSSFTIRKFRKDPITPIDLLGFKTCDMEMLVYLWLVIENGYNMLFAGGTASGKTSMLNATSLFMPSTAKIVSIEDTRELLLYHNNWVSGIARESFASDATGEVSMFDLLRAALRQRPDFIIVGEVRGSEALMLFQAMSTGHATSSTMHAGDMQTVINRLTHEPINVPKLMLQSLDVLCIQEQVYIEEKRVRRTRSLVEVLNVDPETEDLGINELFNWEPFKDSFLKVGDSYLMQEIMHVRGWDTVQLRSEIENRRKILTYLYEKNMRSYIQVSLVVQTYQSYPKMVLESIENDTLQTMIQDMVA, via the coding sequence ATGGATGAAGTAACAGAAATCTCGGAAAAGAAAAGTTTTATTTCGGGGTTATTCGGGAAAACAGGCGATAATAACTCCATTTCAGATATTCTGAAAAGGGCTAAAAGTTATTTTGATAAGCCTTTGAGAAGTATGCCGCCATACGACCGGGAAGAATATGGACCGCTTGTAGAGTTTGAAGTACCTGAAGGAATGAAGGAAATAGAAAGGTACTGGCTCCAGGAGCCTTATGCTCTTGTGTCCATCCTCGAAGATCGCAGAACAAGGTACTACAAGCTTATTGAACCTGCCCTTACAAAATTTGAGAAGGAGTTGCTTGAAAGAATTTATGAGGATTTTCAGGACATCCTGATTTTGAACTCCACAACATCTAAAATAGAAAAAGACGCGCTCCTTGTGGACAAAACCCTTTTACTTCTTGAACGTTACAAAGCTGAAGCTTCGTCCTCAGCCATTCACAGGATAATGTATTACCTCAGAAGGAACCTGCTTGGTTATGAAAAAATCAATCCTCTTCTTTATGATCCTTATATTGAAGACATATCATGCGATGGTGTCGGAATTCCGCTCTATATTTATCATACGAGGTATCTCAACATTGAAAGTAATATTTCTTTTGAAGAGGAAGAACTCGACTCCCTCGTAATCAAGATGTGCCAGCTGAATAACAAACATATCTCTGTCAGCCAGCCAATCGTTGATGCGACAATCCAGGACGGGTCAAGGCTTCAGGCTATGTTAGGGAGAGAAATCACTCCTCGCGGCAGTTCGTTTACCATCCGTAAGTTCAGAAAAGACCCGATAACGCCTATCGACCTGCTAGGTTTTAAGACGTGCGATATGGAAATGCTGGTATACCTCTGGCTGGTCATTGAAAACGGCTACAATATGCTTTTTGCAGGAGGGACGGCTTCAGGAAAAACCTCAATGCTTAACGCAACGTCCCTTTTCATGCCTTCCACAGCCAAGATAGTCTCTATAGAAGATACAAGGGAACTCTTACTCTACCACAACAACTGGGTCTCGGGTATTGCAAGAGAAAGCTTTGCCTCGGACGCTACCGGGGAAGTTTCCATGTTCGACCTTTTAAGGGCAGCCCTGAGACAGCGTCCTGATTTCATCATTGTAGGTGAAGTCAGAGGCAGTGAAGCTCTTATGCTTTTCCAGGCAATGTCAACAGGACATGCAACAAGCTCGACAATGCATGCAGGAGATATGCAGACCGTTATAAACAGGCTTACCCACGAACCCATAAATGTACCTAAGCTTATGCTGCAGTCTCTTGACGTACTCTGTATTCAGGAACAGGTGTACATCGAAGAGAAAAGGGTAAGGAGGACAAGGAGCCTTGTGGAAGTCCTTAACGTTGACCCTGAAACCGAAGACCTTGGCATAAACGAGCTTTTCAACTGGGAGCCTTTTAAAGACAGTTTCCTGAAAGTTGGGGACTCCTATCTCATGCAGGAGATCATGCACGTCAGAGGATGGGATACAGTCCAGTTGAGAAGTGAAATCGAGAATCGGAGAAAGATCCTCACTTACCTCTATGAGAAGAATATGAGGAGCTACATCCAGGTATCTCTTGTAGTGCAGACATATCAGAGTTATCCGAAAATGGTTCTGGAATCTATAGAAAACGATACCCTGCAAACTATGATACAGGACATGGTCGCGTAA
- a CDS encoding RAD55 family ATPase, with translation MDLEPIINSGLLTVEDVFRNRIQKTLSSCRLGKGLEVVEKDKVGTVRDPTENVDVVVLDSPGALTRIRNCAEGEALNKFDAIYSILAKYGCTSLYFMDGRAHQHHQGFADYIVLGKIELKLEEDAANGKILHVLSITKMRGMELPDKKLFFELTPSGIRDR, from the coding sequence ATGGACCTGGAACCTATTATTAATTCCGGGCTGCTCACGGTAGAAGACGTATTTCGGAACAGGATTCAGAAAACACTTTCCTCTTGCCGCCTGGGAAAAGGGCTTGAAGTAGTCGAAAAAGACAAAGTTGGGACAGTAAGAGATCCGACTGAAAATGTCGACGTTGTCGTTCTGGACAGCCCTGGAGCTCTTACCAGAATACGAAATTGTGCGGAGGGGGAAGCCCTCAACAAATTTGACGCTATTTACAGTATCCTGGCAAAATATGGTTGCACTTCACTTTATTTCATGGACGGCCGTGCCCACCAACATCATCAGGGTTTTGCAGATTATATCGTACTCGGAAAAATAGAGCTGAAACTTGAGGAAGATGCCGCAAACGGAAAAATATTACATGTGCTTTCTATTACAAAAATGAGGGGGATGGAACTTCCCGACAAAAAGCTCTTCTTTGAACTTACTCCTTCAGGGATAAGAGACAGGTAA
- a CDS encoding cysteine desulfurase: MYDVYAVREDFPVLKEVVYLDSTATTQTPIPAVEAMVEYFYKYAGNHGRGAHRLARETTNRYEDARETVARFLNSEPSKTVFTKNTTEGINFVANSYPWEAGDHIVTTLLEHHSNLLPWLRLQKKGVNVTVVSPDRKGIIDPQVIENALTDRTKLIAVTHISNVFGSVQDVIRITKLAHRNEVKVLIDGAQSAGHIPVDLKTLGCDFFATAGHKGLLGPQGTGVLYIKQPEVLESASVGGGTVSGVKGLAYTLEPSPACFEAGTPNIPGVIGLGRAVEYVEKIGVSEIKKHEEKLSREAAKRLSEFEHVEVYGPENRAGIVPFNVKGLHAHDVALILDQTKKICIRSGHHCAIPVTRFLEVESTARASFALYNTEEEVDIFVNAVDALKALVS, translated from the coding sequence ATGTACGATGTATATGCGGTCCGTGAAGATTTTCCTGTTCTAAAAGAAGTCGTGTACCTTGACAGCACGGCAACCACCCAGACCCCGATTCCTGCTGTTGAAGCCATGGTGGAATATTTTTATAAGTACGCCGGTAACCACGGGAGAGGAGCGCACCGCCTTGCAAGGGAAACAACAAATCGCTATGAAGATGCACGGGAAACTGTTGCCCGTTTCCTGAATTCAGAACCTTCAAAGACCGTGTTTACGAAAAATACTACCGAGGGGATCAACTTCGTTGCAAACAGTTACCCCTGGGAAGCAGGTGACCACATTGTCACGACCCTCCTCGAGCACCATTCAAACCTCCTGCCCTGGTTGCGCCTGCAAAAGAAAGGAGTAAACGTAACGGTTGTAAGCCCGGACCGTAAAGGCATAATTGATCCTCAGGTGATAGAAAATGCCCTCACTGACAGGACAAAACTCATTGCTGTAACGCATATCTCAAACGTTTTCGGCTCTGTCCAGGATGTCATCAGGATTACGAAACTTGCCCACAGAAACGAAGTTAAAGTCCTGATCGACGGTGCTCAGTCTGCAGGTCATATTCCAGTGGATCTGAAAACACTCGGATGTGATTTTTTTGCAACCGCAGGGCATAAAGGATTGCTCGGCCCGCAGGGTACCGGCGTACTCTACATAAAACAGCCGGAGGTGCTTGAAAGCGCCTCAGTCGGAGGGGGCACGGTTTCGGGGGTAAAAGGACTTGCATACACGCTTGAACCGTCTCCGGCCTGTTTTGAAGCCGGCACCCCCAACATTCCCGGGGTTATCGGGCTTGGAAGAGCAGTAGAGTATGTGGAAAAAATAGGGGTTTCCGAGATTAAAAAACACGAAGAGAAACTCTCCCGGGAAGCTGCAAAGAGACTCTCCGAATTCGAGCACGTGGAGGTTTACGGACCTGAAAACCGGGCAGGAATCGTACCTTTTAATGTGAAAGGGCTTCATGCTCATGATGTTGCCCTGATCCTCGACCAGACAAAGAAAATTTGCATCCGGAGCGGACACCATTGTGCAATCCCTGTTACTCGCTTCCTGGAAGTGGAAAGCACTGCCAGAGCATCTTTTGCACTCTATAACACCGAAGAAGAAGTAGATATATTTGTAAATGCTGTCGATGCGCTCAAAGCCCTTGTATCCTGA
- a CDS encoding DUF531 domain-containing protein, whose product MKQLMLTLGIVNTYDKIKVLDAHYRAIARAAPICHAFGFHLALYDFPFKMTAEELVAFVMEKTTIGESGSYLRVLYEKNHLSVADLPKKGFPSQFGDTVITTSKPDPKRKVLPVEIAEEALRNHSFLFLVGLGHKGLPKELFGRGKYHLDITSKGLSLETCTAIGAIPAHLSGLMGNLETRK is encoded by the coding sequence ATGAAGCAGCTTATGCTCACTCTCGGAATCGTTAATACCTACGACAAAATCAAAGTTCTTGATGCGCATTACCGTGCAATTGCCAGAGCCGCACCAATCTGCCATGCTTTTGGGTTCCATCTCGCCCTTTATGACTTCCCATTCAAAATGACCGCCGAAGAGCTGGTTGCTTTCGTAATGGAGAAAACCACCATAGGAGAGTCGGGAAGTTATCTCAGGGTCCTTTACGAAAAAAACCACCTTTCAGTTGCCGACCTTCCTAAGAAAGGCTTTCCTTCTCAATTCGGAGATACCGTTATTACCACTTCAAAGCCAGACCCAAAAAGGAAGGTCTTACCTGTGGAAATCGCTGAAGAAGCGTTACGCAACCATTCATTTCTATTTCTTGTGGGCCTGGGGCACAAAGGGCTTCCAAAAGAACTTTTTGGAAGAGGGAAATACCATCTTGATATCACCTCTAAAGGACTTTCCCTTGAGACATGCACTGCAATAGGAGCTATACCTGCGCATCTCTCAGGGCTCATGGGAAATCTGGAGACAAGGAAATGA
- a CDS encoding GNAT family N-acetyltransferase: MTEILIRKAEKKDLPAIQRLLSTYFLDIEELEPEDFVLAEEEGKVVGCAALIRNRSGEKTFMELHSIAVHPNLRGKGIGTRLMEYLINTIDEPEISEAPALELYVRTTAPGFFEKLGFIMVQNTEKLLLWEDCRNCEHFGKCAQHSMRYFRVS, from the coding sequence ATGACAGAAATTTTAATCCGAAAAGCCGAAAAAAAAGACCTGCCTGCAATCCAGAGGCTCCTCTCCACTTATTTTCTGGACATTGAAGAACTGGAACCCGAGGACTTTGTGCTGGCGGAAGAAGAAGGAAAAGTGGTAGGATGTGCTGCCCTTATCAGGAACAGATCAGGTGAGAAGACCTTTATGGAGCTCCACTCCATCGCTGTACATCCAAATCTTCGAGGAAAAGGGATCGGGACCAGACTTATGGAGTACCTCATAAATACAATTGACGAACCTGAGATCTCTGAAGCCCCTGCACTTGAATTATATGTACGGACGACTGCTCCGGGCTTTTTTGAAAAACTTGGTTTTATAATGGTGCAGAACACTGAAAAACTACTTCTCTGGGAAGATTGCAGGAATTGCGAGCATTTTGGAAAGTGTGCACAGCATTCCATGAGGTATTTTCGAGTTTCCTGA